The following DNA comes from Polynucleobacter sp. MG-6-Vaara-E2.
AAAACGGGTACAACGAATCCTGAGTCGCCTACCCGAGCAAAATGATGGTCGACAACTCAACTTACTAGCCGAAGCAAATCCACCAACCAACCCAGAGGACGACAGTGAGCCAACAACGCATTGAAGTAACTCTTGCAGGTCAAAAGATCACTTTAGCAACCAGTGCTGAACATGAGCCACTACTCCGTGCTGCTTGTGTATTGGTTGATGAGCAAATTCAACTTGCTATCAGCGGTGGCAACCGGAGCATTGAACGTGCGAGCATGATGGCAGCCCTGAAGATTGCGGGCGACCTCATTACACTTCAGAAAAATCAAACGCATCAAAGCACCTCTTCCAATGTAAGCCCCGATGAAGTGACTCGTCTTCAAAGCCAAATTCGCGAACTAGAAGATCAAGTAGATTCTTTGATGCAAACCCTTTCCCTGCCTGGTTCGCCAAGGCCAATAGTTCCTTGAACCGATGCGCAAGCATCCGGAACGATCTTTACCTTGTGGGCGTGAGCGTTTCGAAAGTTCACAGTGCCAACTTAAACTTGGTTACTCCCTGAGCCTCTTAATGCACCCGAAGCAGAGTAGCCGTTCCACCTTGAACCCTAGGGTTCAGGATGACGGCCTAGCGGCTAAGGCGGGGAATTCATGTTACTAAGCGATATCTTGATGTTGATGTTATGCGGCGCCATCTCTGGCTACTTGGCTGGACTGCTGGGTATTGGTGGCGGCATGATTCTGGTGCCCTTCATGATTTTGGTTTTTAACCATCTGGGATTTAGCCAAGAAGTCATCGTCCATATGGCGATCGCTACTGGAATGGCTACCATTTTATTTACGACGACTTCCGCAATCTGGGCACATCACAAACATGGCTCCATTGATTGGAAGCTAGTTGCCTCCTTAAGTCCCGGAATGATTTTTGGTGGATTGGTTGGTGGCAGTGAATTATTTGAAGCACTCAAAACTTCTTGGCTCTCACTTTTCTTTGCCGTCTTTATTGTTTACACCTCAATCCAGATGTTGCTCAATAAGAAGCCTAAGGCGGGCAGAGACTTGCCTGGTACAGCTGGATTATTTTCTTTTGGCACATTTGCTGGCGCCCTTGCAAGCCTAGTAGGCGCAGGAGGCGCATTTATCACCGTGCCATTTATGCTTTGGTGCAATGTCAAACCCCACACTGCAATGGCGACATCATCAGGCCTGGGCTTTCCGATTGCAGCTGCGGCAACGCTTGGTTATATGTATGGAAGCTGGGGCAATCCCAATCTTCCAGCAGGCTCTCTGGGCTTTGTCTATTTACCGGCGGTTGCATGCATCGTAACCGTCAGCATCTTTACTGCACCTTTAGGTGCAAAGATGGCCAGAAAACTGGATATTGTCCAACTTAAACGAGTGTTTGGCGTCATGCTACTGCTGCTTGCAGCCTTCATGTTCAATGAAAGCCGCAAGGCTTTTGGTTTTTAAGCAGCGTAGGTCTGGCGCAAAATATTCTTCTGCACTTTACCCATTGCATTCCGTGGTAAGTCAGAAACAATCTCTAAACGCTTAGGAATCTTGAAGTTCGCAATTTGCGTTTTCAAGGTAGCAATCATCGCCTCAGCATCTAACTTAGCACCTGCTTTTGGCACAACCACTGCCATTACAGCTTCACCAAAGTCAGGGTGTGGAATACCAATAACAGCACTTTCATCAACGCCTTCCATATCGTCAATAAAACTCTCGATCTCTTTTGGATAAACGTTGTACCCACCTGAAATGATCAAATCTTTGCTGCGACCAACGATGCATAGGTAATCTTTTGGTGCTTTTCCACCATTAGCATCACCGCCCCAGCGGCCTACGTCACCCGTCTTGAACCAACCATCGTTTGTAAATTCTTCAGCAGTCTTCTCAGGCATGCGCCAGTAGCCTTTGAATACATTTGGGCCTTTGACTTGGATGTTGCCGATCTCATCAACGCCACAAGGTTTGTTATCTTCATTAACCACGCGAACCTTAACGCCCGGCAGAGGCAAACCTACCGATCCTCCAACGCGCGCACCTTTGTATGGATTAGAAACCAACATCACAGTCTCACTCATACCATACCGCTCGAGAATTGGTTGACCAATCAGCTTCTTAAACGCATTAAATGTTTCAGTAAGCAACGGAGCAGAGCCAGAAATAAACAAGCGCATATTGCGCGTTACCTTTTTGTTAAAGCCCTTATCAGCAAGCAATCGAACATAGAATGTTGGCACACCCATCATCACGGTAGATTTGGGCATATGCTTAATTAATTGTGCAATGTCTAGGCGCGGCAACCAAATCATCTTGCTACCGTTAATCAAAGCACCATGAGCGGCAACAAATAAACCATGCACATGGAAAATTGGCAAGGCATGCAAGAGAACATCGCCTTTTATCCAACCCCAGAACTTTTGTAACACTTGCGCATTGCTATACAAATTCTTATGAGTCAACATGGCGCCTTTACTGCGCCCAGTAGTACCAGAGGTATATAAGATTGCGGCTAGATCGTCATCCTTTGTGGCCACCGTTTTGAAGGTATCACTCAAACTGCCGGCACGCTCCAATAATGTGCCAGTACGATCTTCATTTAAGGTCAGAACATGCTCAGTGCCAGCCTTAGATGCCACCTCTGAAACCCATGAGAAGTTTTTACTACTACAAACCACTACAGCAGGTTCAGCATTTTCAATGAAGTACTGCATTTCTGCTGCCTGATAGGCCGTATTGAGAGGCAAATACACATAACCAGCACGAATCGTAGCCAAATACAAAAAGAGCGCCTCTGGAGATTTCTCAACCTGAACAGCTACACGAGAGCCCGCAGGTAATTTAAGACTCTTGAGTAAGTTGGCCATCTTCGCAGTTGCGCGCTCTAGGTCACTCCAGGAGTAGTAGAGGCCATCATGCGTTTCGATAGCACAAGCTTTTTTATCTTTTGGAAAACCTTTTCCCAATACTGAGTACAAATTCATGAAATAGTCCTAAATGATTCTGATTTTTAATTAACTCAATGAACTTTCGCTGGTCCCATTACAAGGTCTGACAATCCTGTAGCAATTTCTGGCATAAAGCAGAGCAATACTACAGAGAGAATCATGATGACAACGAATGGCAACACCCCATAGATGATTTGGTTTAAGGAAATATCGGGAGCGATATTCTTAATCACGAAGATGTTCAAGCCTACTGGAGGATGAATCAATCCTGTCTCCATCACAATCGTCATGACCACACCAAACCATACCAAGTCAAAACCAGCCGCACGTAGTGGTGGCAAGAAAATAGGTGCAGTCATCAAGATGATTGAAACTGGTGGCAAAAAGAATCCAAGAATAATCACCAAAATCAAAATGGCGGTTAATAAACCCCAACGACCTAAACCGAGATCAACGATCGCTTGTGCTGCTGACTGGCTGAGGTGTAAATGACTCATTACATTGGAAAACAATAAAGACATACCAATAATGAACATCAACATTGTGGATTCTTTAATCGTTGCATTGAGCAGTGGTGACAAATCTTTAATGCGCCACATCTTGTAAATGCCGGCAATCAATACAAATGCCAAGATAGCGCCAAGACCAGCCGTTTCTGATGGGGTTGCGTAACCACCATACAATGCCACCATCACACCAATCAATAGCACCAAGAAAGGCAAAACTCTTGGTAAAGAACTCATCTTCTGTTGCATGGTGTAGGTATGACGTTCCAAAATAGGCTGGCTCGGTGCACCCTTCTCTACTGCATCTAATGCCATGTTGTATTCCTTACGGAAGCGATACACGGTATACATCGAGAAGAACACTACCAACATGAGGCCTGGCCCAATGCCTGCAAGAAACAGGCGTCCAAGAGATTGTTCAGCTGCCACTGAATACAAAATCATCGTAATAGATGGCGGTAACAAAATACCTAGCGTTCCACCTGCAGCAATAATTCCAGCCGCTAAACCAGGTGAGTAACCACGCTTACGCATTTCTGGAATACCAGCACTACCAATCGCTGAGCAGGTTGCAGGACTAGATCCAGCCATTGCAGCAAACAAGGCACAAGCTAAAACGTTAGCAACTCCAAGTCCACCGGGCACTTTACCCAACCAGACATGCAATGCTTCATACAAATCTTGACCAGCGCGTGAGCGACCGATGGCCGCCCCTTTTAAGATAAAGAGGGGGATCGAAAGCAAAGTGATACTCGCCATCTCTTCATATACGTTTTGGGTAACCGTATCTAAGGAAGAGGATGGCATGAAGAAAAACATGAATACAACGGCAACAGAACCCAGCGCGAATGAGATAGGCATTCCTGAAAACATAATCAGCAGCGTTACCGCTGCGAATAATAATCCTAGCGTCATAATTGACATATTTATTCCCCTTTGTCTGGATTTGCTACATCTCCAAACGCTTGGAGCAAAATTTGAAATGCCAACAAGCTCATTCCGATTGACATCATGATGTATGGAATCCACAAAGGTGGAGCCCAAGATGATGAGGTCACCTGACCATCCACCCAAGCCTCGTGGAACAAGGTCCAAGATTTCCAGGCAAAGAATGTGCAGAAAGCACAAGAAGCGAGATCAATTAGAAGAATTCTGGCTTGGTTTACTGCTTTTGGCAGCATCGATGAGATAGCAGAAATCCCAACGTGACCACGAATTTGCTGAACATAAGCCCCGCATAAGAATGTTGCACCTACTAAGCAAAACACTGCCGCTTCATCTTGCCAATCCGTTGTTGCGCCAAAAAATGCACGAGAGGCAACGCTGTAACTCAAAATAACTGATGCCGCTACTAGAGCCAGAGAGCCTAAAAACACCATCAACTTATTGATTCCTGACATTAAGCGGTCAGTCGCCAGTAATAATTGAGTCATTGCTTAGGCCACTTTTTCTGCTGCTCTTAACAAGGCTGCGCAGCTTTCATTTTTCTCTGAGTAATCTTTCCAAGCACTATCGCGGGCAATTGCTCTCCACTTATCAACAATTGCTGCATCAATATCAGTAACCTTGCTACCTGCTCTCGCATAGGCAAGCGCTGCTGTTTTATCGTCATCCTTAGCGGCTTCTAAGCCAAACTTTTCCATTTCTGCACCAGCAGCCATCAAAGCATCGCGCTGATCTTTTGGTAACACATCAAAAATTTGCTTAGACATCATCAATGGCTCAAGCATGAACCAATAAGATTTTTGACGTGCGCTTGTAAAGGCCTTAGCCAATTCTTCTAATTTGAAAGACATGAAACTAGTGGATGATGTGAAAGCCGCATCCATAGCACCGGTTTGCATGGCTGCGTAAATCTCATTAGAGGGCAGGGAAATGACAGAAGCACCAGCCGCTTTGAGCATCAAGTCAAACTCACGGCTACCGCCGCGAATCTTCATACCTTTAACGTCTTCAGGCAACACAATCGACTTGCTTCTACTGGCAACGCCACCAGCCTGCCATATCCAACTCAGCAGAACAATGCCCTTCTCTTCAAGAGTTTTTGTGAGCATGCGACCCACTTCAGCAGTTTTCCATTTGGTAGCCTGTTCATAGCTACTGACCAAAGCAGGCATCAAACCAATATTGAGTTCGGGTACTTCGCCACCAGCATAGGGCATGGGGAATAAAGAAATATCTAAAGCACCTTTACGCATTGCGCTAAATTGCGCATTGGTCTTCATGAGTGATGAGCCGGGATAAACCTGAAATTTCAGGGCACCTTTGGTGCGCTTCTCCACAGACTCGGCAAACTTTCTGCAAAGACGATCACGGAAGTCACCAGCTTGGATAGTGCCACCAGGAAATTGATGAGAAATATTGAGTGTTTTAGTGGCGCCTTGAGCCATTGACTGATTGCTATAGCCCATTACTCCCGCTAAAGGTAGCGCAGCAGATCCCGCCAACAATTGACGACGTAATGTGTTTGGCTTAGATGTGTCCGATCCTGAATTAAATTCATTGCTCATGCTGATCTCCTGATTTGTTGTTTCTATCTAATTATTATTTCGATATTTATTGCCGGATCTTAGCGCCCGGTTATTTCACCATTCATTCTAAAGCGAATGCTCTTTGGCTTCTGCTTTAGAGTCTCTCCTCCAAAATTTCTGCTTCTAAGTACACTTAAGGCTGCATTAAACGACCTACTGCACGCGAATAATCAATCTCACCATGGGTAAAACGCTCATGATTCTCTTCAACTGCCGATAAATCGTATAAGTAATTCACCATCAAGGAAGCTGATTGACGCAAGCCCTTGCGTGACAAATCTCCGGCCCAATTGATCTGGTGTAATTTCGCACCATTACCTAGATGGAACTTCGCCACAGGATTTCCGTTTCTGCCAGCAGATCCTAAAGCCAAATAAATACTTGCCAAACAAAGCAGTGCAGACTTTTCTTTTTCAGTTGCATTATCTGGGTGCCAACCTGCACTTAGGCGCTCAGTCCATGAGCGATTCGCAAGATCTATTGTCTCTAATGCCTGTTCGCGAGCCGCACGAACAGCTGGCTTTAATTGAACGCCTGATTTTTCACCGCCAATATCCGCACCAGCTGCAACCCAATCAATGAAGCCAGGAATAGGAGAAAGAGTGACAAAAGTTTTTAAGCCTGGGAACTCAGCATGCAACTGCTCAGCAACTCGCTTAATTAAGAAGTTGCCCATAGATACGCCACGTAAGCCAGGCTCACAGTTACTAATTGAGTAGAACGCTGCAACTTTATATTGCGAAGTTTGATGGACAGTCTCGGCTTTCTTATCAACCAATGGTGTAATCACTGCCGGAATCTCGGGCAATAGTGCCACTTCAACGAAGATCAGAGGCTCATTTGGTAACTGAGGATGAAAAAACGCAAAGCAACGGCGATCAGGCTGCAAGCGCCTGCGCAGGTCGTCCCAGCCATCAATTGCATGCACGGCCTCGTGTTGAATCAGTTTTTCGAGAACCTCGGCTGGCGACTTCCAATCCACACGATGCATCTTTAAGAAGCCCGGGTTAAACCAAGAGGAAAGTAGGTGACGCAAGTCAAAATCCACTGCGGTCAATTCAGGCTGCTTCTCTAATAATTGCAGCAAATCACGACGCATTCCAACTAAGGCAGCAGTTCCGTTAGTGGCTCGATTTAAGCGGCGGAACAACTCTTGTCTGGGTGGCTCTGTAACACGCTGTAACTTAATATAGTTACGGGCACTAGCTTCTGCGGAAAAATTTTGTGCCGCAGTCATTACTGCAGCTGGATCCGGATTGAGCTTTTCAAATAAGAAAGTAAAAAACTTTACGTGCTGATCTTTAGTGAGATTGCGATAGTTATTAAAAACATCATCAGCCATACTCAAAGCATTAGATTCGCCCCTCTCGGAAATGAGGCGATTCACCGCGCCAGTGACGCGCGAAAAATATCTGGCTTTTGCTAACTTTTCAAGCATGTAAGTCTCTTTGAGCAAACGGTAAATAACGCTAAGAGCCCAATGTATTCCCGCCAGCCAGGGGAATCAATTAAGTTAAATGCATTTTCATTAACCCAATGTTAATGAATTTTGAAAAGGGCTGTGGCTTGCTTAATTATTAATGCGATGCAGCATACGGGCTTCAGCTGCTAAAGCTAGGATATTGGGGTTTGATTCATTAGCCTGGAGATACATTAAGGCGATTCTTTGGGTCACTCGATATTTAGACTGCAAGGGGGTAAATTCGATGGCATTTCCCATAAGGGCTCGCACCCTACCCGGCAGCAGGGATCTGCCCATGTCTCCAGAAACCATGTTCATGAGAGAAAAAATATCTCCCACCTTCATCACGACATTTGGCTTAAAACCAGCAAGCCTAAAGGCCTCGTAAAAACCTGAGGTAGTAGCAAAACCATCTTGAAGGGTTAAAAACTTCTCGTATTCGTATTCTGAGAGATCGATTTCACCTCCCTTGGGTTTACTGCTTTTTGATGAAGCTAGATACAAATCGTCTTCAAACAAGGGGACGATTTGAATTCCATCCAAGGGATCATTCGGAGGGACCGCAATTACCACAGCATCAATATTGCCCTCGTTGAGTTTTTTCATAAGATCTTCATTGGAACCAAGATGCAAGTCAATATCCAATTCTGGGCGACGAATTTTTGTCCCCATAATCATTCTAGGAATAATGTTTGCCGTCAGCGAATACATGGATCCTAAACGAATTTGCGTGCTATCCAATCCCGCTTTCGCTCTCGTCTTTTTGAGAATGCGCTCGACATCGCCAATTAAATCTGAGCTTGCTTCTGCTAAATAAATGGCTGCGGGAAGCGCTTTTAATTGACGCCCCTCCTTGACAAATAAAGGGCATCCGATTCCAACCTCAAGAGAGTGAAGCGCTTTGTGAATGCTGACTGAACTTAATTGCAACTCTTCGGCTGTCTTGACCAGACTACCCGTCCTTACAAAGGAACACAGCACCTCTAACTTTCTCAGTGTTACTTCATCATTGAGCATATGAAGAAGTCTTTAAGAGGATTTGGAATCTGCATGCCGGCGCATGAGGTATACGCCAAAAAGAATCATAGGAACGCACAACCACTGGCCCATTGACAATCCCAGACCTAATAATCCCAAGAAAGCATCTGGCTCGCGAGCGTACTCCGCTAAGAAACGGCAAACCCCATAGCCCAATAAAAATAATCCAGAGACTTGCCCAATACGGCGCGGCTTACTGGCATAAATCCAAAGCACAACTCCAAGAAATACGCCCTCACCGAGTAACTGATAAATTTGAGATGGGTGCCGGGGGATGGAATCTACCAATGGAAATACCATCGCCCAAGGAAGATCAGTAGGCCTGCCCCAGAGCTCACCATTGATAAAGTTCCCCAAACGACCAAACGCCAAACCAAAAGGAACCAATGGCGCAACCAAATCACTCACCACAAAAAAAGTGGTGCTGCGTTTTTTGGCAAACCACCATAAGGCAACCAACACACCAAGTAGCCCACCATGGAACGACATACCACCCTCCCAAATTTTAAAAATACTGAGTGGGTGAGAGAGATAAAAACCGGGCATGTAAAACAAGGTATAGCCGAGACGACCGCCCAGCACTACACCGAGGACCCCCGCAAATAACAAATCCTCTAGATCTTTATAGGTCCAACCCAATGCTTGATAGCGTGGAGCTTGAATACGAAGGCGACCCAACAATAAAAATTGTGCAAAGGCTAGAAGATACATCAAGCCATACCAATGAATCGCAAACGATCCTATGCGCAACGCCGCTGGATCAAACTGGGGATGGATCAACATAAAAGAGCGGGTTTAACTATTAGATTGATCAAAGTTATGTAACTCATGACCTAGTTCACGATAGGCCTTAAAGCGCTCACGACCTGCTAAGCGCTCAGCCTCGTTCACGGTTACCACCTCGACAATACGTGGAAACCGAGCTCCCAATGCAGGTACATCGGGTGGCATACGCATACCAATGTGAATCATGACATCTGCATGAGGGATTCCACTAAACCCCTGGGAGGAAAAGGAATCTGCAAGGACAATGGGCGTTTCAGCCGCAGCCTCATCATCAACATAACAATGTGGCAAAAAGTCGGTAGCACTAAAAGTCCAAAGCAACTCATCTAACTTATTAAGATCATTTCTCTCGCCGACAATGACTATATTACGAACAGCTTGACCTTCTTGCGTGGTGCTCCAAATTTTGCGAGTCAAGCGACAGACATATTCCAGCTTGTCGCTCACATTGCTATGAAAATCAATTCTCGCCATATTGGTCTATTAACTTACTTTTGTTCCAGCAAGTAATTCACCAACAGGGGCACTGGACGGCCCGTAGAGCCCTTGGCGGCACCACTTTTCCATGCGGTTCCCGCGATATCTAAGTGAGCCCATTTGTATTTCTCAGTAAAGCGTGACAAGAAACAAGCAGCCGTCACGCTTCCGGCAGGACGACCACCAATATTGGCAACGTCAGCAAAGTTCGATTTGAGTTGCTCGTGATATGCGGCATCCAAAGGTAAACGCCAAACGGTGTCTAAAGAATCTTGGCCAGCTTTGGTTAAAGCACTCACCAGACCTTCATCATCTGAGAACACTCCGCTATGAACATGACCCAACGCAATAATACAGGCGCCAGTTAATGTTGCCACATCAATCACCGCTTTAGGCTTAAAACGCTCAACATAAGTCAGTGCATCACACAAAATCAAACGGCCTTCGGCATCAGTATTCAGAATCTCAATAGTTTGGCCAGACATACTCTTTACGATATCGCCTGGACGAGTAGCTTTTCCAGACGGCATATTTTCACAAGTTGGAATTACGCCGATCACATTTTTCTTCAACTTCATTAAAGCAGTCGAGTACATGGTGCCAATCACAGACGCAGCACCACACATGTCGTACTTCATTTCATCCATGGCTTCACCTGGCTTTAATGAGATACCGCCAGTATCAAAAGTAATTCCCTTCCCAACCAAAACAATTGGAGCCTCTCCTGCTTTACCGCCTTGATGACGCATCACAATAAATTGAGGGGGGGTTTCAGAACCTTTAGCCACAGATAAGAATGAGCCCATGCCTAAAGCTTCAATTTGCTTGAGACCTAAGACTTCCACTTTGAGATTTACTTTTTTTGCCAAACCTTGTGCAGTCTTACCTAAATAGGTTGGCGTACAGATATTTGGCGGGAGATTACCCAAGTCTTTGGCTAAGTTCATGCCCTCAACCATTGCGCTACCCTGCTCAACCGCAAGCTTTAATTCTTTTGCACAAGTATCGTTACCAGCAAGAATTAAATGCTTAAAAACATCTGCCTTGTCTTTGGCTTTAAATTTCATCGCTGGCTGACGTACACCAAATCGATATGCCTGGTCACCTGCATATTGGATCGTCAGGCGGACTTCATGTGCAATCAACTCAGATGCCTTAGATAAGGTCAAGCTTGGAACAAACCAAACTGCGTTCTCAATTGAGCCACCGCTTAGAGCCTTCAGTCCTGATCGGGCCACTTTTGAATAGGCGGTCAAACTTCGATCAGATGCTGACTGAAGATCACCAATGCCGAGCAATAAAACCCTTTTCGCTTTTACCGCATGAGCGATCCAAGTTTTATCCGCCCTTATTACGCAAACACTTGCTTGCTTGCCATCAAGATCACCCAATAAATTAGCGTGACTTACTGAGCCACCCAATAGGAGATCCAATTCTGTCAAAAGACCAGATTTTGTTTTGGCGCCCTTACTGCCGGCAAAAGCATCAAAGTCTGCTTTTGAGTAGCCCAGCACCAGGCAATCCGTGCTTTGAGTCAAAAGACTTTTGAGGCCAGATTTGAGCTGTTTGGCGCTTTGTAGGTCAGCCCGAGGGAAAATCTTAGAACTAAATTGAATTGTCATGATCTATTGCAGTGTCTATTACGGTGTTTTAGGTCGATTTAGGGGTGAAAGGTATAAATTTACGATGCTTATCCATTATCCTCCGACATGAGATTAACCTATTTTCCCGTGCCAAATAAGCCCTTTAGACTTCCCTGTCAGCCCATAAACCCCATACAGCCCATCCAATCCGAACCCAACCAATAAACCACTCATGATTTTCAAAGAAGCCCTACGCCGCGAACTTAGCTTTACAACAGGCGGAGTCTTTTTGGTGCTGGTCACCATCATGGTGACGACTTTGGTGATCCGCATTTTGGGGTATGCAGCAAATGGCACGGTTAATCCCGAAGATGCAGTTGTTTTAATTGCTTTAGCTACCCTTGGTTACCTTGCGGTACTGCTAACTGTCTCACTTTTTGTTGCTACCCTCATTGTGTTGGTGCGCTGGTACAAAGACTCAGAAATGATTGTCTGGTTTACAAGCGGTTTAAGCATTAGCAACCTCATTCGCCCCATTCTACAATTTGCTACACCACTTATCATCATCATTGCTTTGTTAGCACTTTTTGTGTGGCCCTGGGCCAATCGTGAGACCACACTAATTAGTCAGCGCTTTCAACAACGTGATGACGTCTCCATGGTTAGCGCTGGGCAATTTAAAGAATCCGCTAGGGCTGAACGAGTCTTTTTTATTGAAGAGTTAGACGTTGATAAAAGTGAAGTGAAAAATATTTTTGTGGCGGACAATAAAAACGGTCGCCTGAACATTGCTGTTGCGTCTACTGGATATATTAAAAACTCGGAGGGCGGAGAAAAGTCTATTGTTCTTCATCATGGGCGGCGCTACGAAGGGCAACCTACCCAGTCGGATTTCAGAATCCTTGAATTTAATGACTACACCACTAAGATTCGCAGTAAGGAAACCTTGGCTCCAGCCCCCCGCGACCGCGAAAAGACAATTACTGAATTGCTAAACCTAAACGACAGTAATCCTGCCACATTAAATGCAAATCGCGCTGAACTGCTATGGCGCATTGGTCTTCCATTGATGGCCCTTGGCTTGGTACTCATTGCTATTCCATTAGCTTATGTCAACCCACGCTTAGGTAACTACACTGCAATGTTCTATGCGGTACTGATTTACTTGATTTATAGCAATCTCCTCAACCTCACACAAAACTTTGTTGCGCAAGGCAAGTTCAGTGTGTTTGTGGGAAT
Coding sequences within:
- the lptF gene encoding LPS export ABC transporter permease LptF yields the protein MIFKEALRRELSFTTGGVFLVLVTIMVTTLVIRILGYAANGTVNPEDAVVLIALATLGYLAVLLTVSLFVATLIVLVRWYKDSEMIVWFTSGLSISNLIRPILQFATPLIIIIALLALFVWPWANRETTLISQRFQQRDDVSMVSAGQFKESARAERVFFIEELDVDKSEVKNIFVADNKNGRLNIAVASTGYIKNSEGGEKSIVLHHGRRYEGQPTQSDFRILEFNDYTTKIRSKETLAPAPRDREKTITELLNLNDSNPATLNANRAELLWRIGLPLMALGLVLIAIPLAYVNPRLGNYTAMFYAVLIYLIYSNLLNLTQNFVAQGKFSVFVGIWPIHLLALLIATVLIRNRINPSVKWWRRQIPASFMKK
- a CDS encoding leucyl aminopeptidase, translating into MTIQFSSKIFPRADLQSAKQLKSGLKSLLTQSTDCLVLGYSKADFDAFAGSKGAKTKSGLLTELDLLLGGSVSHANLLGDLDGKQASVCVIRADKTWIAHAVKAKRVLLLGIGDLQSASDRSLTAYSKVARSGLKALSGGSIENAVWFVPSLTLSKASELIAHEVRLTIQYAGDQAYRFGVRQPAMKFKAKDKADVFKHLILAGNDTCAKELKLAVEQGSAMVEGMNLAKDLGNLPPNICTPTYLGKTAQGLAKKVNLKVEVLGLKQIEALGMGSFLSVAKGSETPPQFIVMRHQGGKAGEAPIVLVGKGITFDTGGISLKPGEAMDEMKYDMCGAASVIGTMYSTALMKLKKNVIGVIPTCENMPSGKATRPGDIVKSMSGQTIEILNTDAEGRLILCDALTYVERFKPKAVIDVATLTGACIIALGHVHSGVFSDDEGLVSALTKAGQDSLDTVWRLPLDAAYHEQLKSNFADVANIGGRPAGSVTAACFLSRFTEKYKWAHLDIAGTAWKSGAAKGSTGRPVPLLVNYLLEQK